The following are encoded together in the Humulus lupulus chromosome 5, drHumLupu1.1, whole genome shotgun sequence genome:
- the LOC133780223 gene encoding large ribosomal subunit protein uL2z-like: MGRVIRAQRKGAGSVFKSHSHHRKGPARFRPLDFGERNGYLKGVVTDIIHDPGRGAPLAQVTFRHPFRYKHQKELFIAAEGLYSGQFIYCGKKANLVVGNVLPLRSLPEGTVVCNVEHHVGDRGVLARASGDYAVVISHNPDNGTSRIKLPSGAKKILSSNCRAMIGQVAGGGRTEKPMLKAGNAYHKYRVKRNSWPKVRGVAMNPVDHPHGGGNHQHIGHASTVAGDAPPGQKVGLNSARRTGRLKGQAAVAASKADKSN; this comes from the exons ATGGGAAGAGTCATTCGCGCTCAGCGTAAGGGTGCGGGTTCGGTCTTCAAATCCCACTCTCATCACCGTAAGGGTCCGGCGCGGTTCAGGCCTCTGGACTTCGGCGAGCGCAATGGGTACCTGAAAGGAGTGGTCACGGACATCATCCACGACCCAGGGCGCGGCGCCCCACTTGCCCAAGTCACGTTCCGTCACCCCTTCCGGTACAAGCACCAGAAGGAGCTTTTCATCGCCGCAGAAGGGCTGTACTCTGGCCAGTTTATCTACTGTGGTAAGAAGGCCAATCTCGTTGTTGGTAATGTTCTTCCTCTCAGATCTCTTCCTGAAGGTACTGTCGTCTGCAACGTTGAGCACCACGTTGGTGACCGTGGTGTTCTCGCTAGGGCTTCTGGTGACTACGCCGTCGTTATCAGCCATAACCCGGATAACGGGACTAGCAG AATTAAGCTCCCATCTGGTGCCAAGAAGATTTTGTCAAGCAACTGCCGAGCTATGATCGGTCAGGTGGCCGGTGGGGGGAGGACTGAGAAGCCGATGTTGAAGGCAGGAAATGCATACCACAAATACAGAGTGAAGAGGAACAGTTGGCCTAAAGTTCGTGGTGTTGCCATGAATCCTGTGGACCATCCCCACGGTGGTGGTAACCACCAGCACATTGGTCATGCCAGTACCGTGGCCGGAGATGCTCCACCAGGGCAAAAGGTTGGTCTCAATAGTGCCAGGAGGACTGGTCGTCTAAAAGGACAAGCTGCAGTTGCTGCTTCCAAAGCAGACAAGTCTAATTAG